ATCGCCGGGCGACCCAACGCGGGCAAGTCGAGCCTGCTCAACCGTCTCGCGGCTACGGATATCGCGATTGTGACCGAACTCCCGGGCACTACGCGCGACGTTCTGCGGCAGGACATACAGATCGACGGCATGCCGCTGAGAGTCATCGACATCGCGGGGCTGCGTGAGGGCGCCGACGCCGCCGAGCGTGAGGGCGTACGACGGGCGTGGCTGGAAATCGAAAATGCCGACCTGATCCTGCTGGTGATGGATGCTGCCTACGGCGTGCAGGCGCAGGAGCAGGGTATTCGTGGGCGACTGCCCGCGTATACGCCGATTGTCACGGTCTGGAACAAGATCGATCTGGGCGACACGCTCGCCGGCGAGCGCGATGGCGTCGTGTACGTCTCGGCGCTCACGGGCGCGGGTTTGGACGCGCTGCGTGAGGCACTGAAGAAGCACGCGGGCTTCAATGCCAGTGCGGAAGGTGTTTTCCTCGCGCGACATCGCCATCTCCAGGCATTACAGACCGCCGGCCTTGCGCTAGAGCGCGCATACGCCATATTGAGTTCGCAGCGGGCCGGCGAACTGCTCGCCGAAGAGTTGCGCGCGGCACAGCAGGCCCTGGCTGCGATCACTGGCGAATTTACTTCCGATGACTTGCTGGGACGGATTTTTTCCAGTTTTTGTATCGGCAAATGAGGCGTGTCGGTCATCGCCCCGAGGCGATCACAGGTGCTCGGGGCAGGTCATGTATCTGGTTTCGAGCTCGAATTGCGTTATCCTTAACGCACCCCGACGCAGCGCAGGAACGGTTACGAGCGACTGGGTCGCCAGGCGGTCAATTAAATCATAAGGAGGGCGGTATGGTTCGAGCAGGCGCGGTCGCGCTACTAGTGTCATTCGCGTCGCAGGCCGGCGCAGTCGACATCGACATCATCAATCCCGATCAGGAAGCCTTCCGCGGCGTATCGGAAGACCTGGCCGCGGCGTTCAGTTACAAGACCTTGAACCCAACCGAGCCGCTCGGTTTGATCGGCTTTAACGTCGGCATAATCGGCAGCTACACGTCGGTCAAGAACGAGCAGGCTTTTGCGGATCTGGTGGGTGAAGAGGTCAATCAGTTCGGCACTGCCGGTATCGGCGTCACCAAAGGTCTGCCGCTGGGTTTCGATATTGGCGCCTTCTACTCGGCTGATCCGAGCAACAGCGTGCGGTCGTACGGCGGTGAAATCCGTTACGCCTTCGTGCCTGGCAACGTGGTGCTGCCCGCGATCGGCGCCAGAGTGGCTGGCACCAATCTGGAGGGCATCGACCAGTTCAGCATGCAGACCCTGAGTGTCGATGTGTCGGCCTCGAAAGGTTTTGCGTTTTTCACGCCTTATGCCGGCGTCGGTCAGGTGTTCGCGTTCAGCAATCCGGACGAGGAGATCGGGCTGGACGACGAAAAATTCAACGATACGCGT
This genomic interval from Gammaproteobacteria bacterium contains the following:
- the mnmE gene encoding tRNA uridine-5-carboxymethylaminomethyl(34) synthesis GTPase MnmE, encoding MMPAETIAAVATPPGRSGIGIVRVSGPKTADIAMQVLAGLPAPRVAMYVAFRDAQGHPIDAGIALFYPRPNSFTGEDVLELQGHGGPVVLDMLLKSVLAAGARIARPGEFSERAFLNNKLDLAQAEAIADLIDSHTEQAARSALRSLHGEFSSAIHELVDRLIELRGFVEAALDFPDEEIDFLAEDTVARRLRGLRERLDGVLDSARQGSLLREGLTIVIAGRPNAGKSSLLNRLAATDIAIVTELPGTTRDVLRQDIQIDGMPLRVIDIAGLREGADAAEREGVRRAWLEIENADLILLVMDAAYGVQAQEQGIRGRLPAYTPIVTVWNKIDLGDTLAGERDGVVYVSALTGAGLDALREALKKHAGFNASAEGVFLARHRHLQALQTAGLALERAYAILSSQRAGELLAEELRAAQQALAAITGEFTSDDLLGRIFSSFCIGK